GGCAACGACGAGGTGCCCGGCATTGCCATGCGTCTCAGAGGTCATCCGCAGTCACTGAGCCGCACTTACGACACTTCTGCGTTGAAGTCCTGGGTCGTGGTCAGTGTCTTGCAGAAGGGCATGGAGCGGCTTGAAGAACTGCAGCGCGAGGAATTGCGCCTGATCGAGGAAGAACGCAAATATCGTGAAGAACAAGCGGCCCGCGAAGCAGAGCGCGAACGCAAGCTCCGCGAGGCAAGGGAGACCGCCGCCCGCCGTGCCCGGCAGGAGGAAGAGCGTGTCAATGCCGACGAAGGCACAGACAGCCGCGCAACCACGATCGAACAGCAGCGCCTGCAAGACCTGATCGAAAAAAGCATACCGCTTGAAATTCCCGATGCAGCGATCATCGAGCCGCAAAACTCAGGACTGCTGTCTATCCAGCCAGCCCAGCCGTCAAATCCGAACTAGAGCCTTCTGCCTCAGATAGTTTTGTGAACGTGCTCCAGCCACGGGTGCTCCTGAGCACTGGCCCTTCTGCAGTTGAAGTAAACCGCGCGGGAAATCTCCGGCACCTTTTGCACCACATGCAAGCGGCCACCGGCAACATGGGGTTCACTCATCCGCCACGGCAGGTAGGCGGAACCGCCTTTGCGCAACAGGTAATCCAGCGCCCAGGCACTTGAACCGAACGCGATGCGGGCCGTGTTGTCGGTTGGCCAGGCAAGCGAATGCTGACGCCGGAAATCCGCTCCAAGGTCGACAAAAATGTAATTCTCGTCCCACTCCATTGCCGATCGGGGCGCGCTGGATACCTGCACCAGCCGGTCCTGTGTCAGCTCGCAACACGTAATGTCGTCACCTGTAACAGGCGCAAGGGTAATGGCAGCATCGACCAGCCCACTATTGAGCCATCGGCCAGAATCACCGTGCTCGCCCGGCCAGGCTTCAAATGCAATATCCGCCTGCTCTGACTGCGCCAGGTCGATCCAGCGCTCCCCGAGCCCTGCCCACAGATCATCATGAACGGCCAGCGAAACCATACCCGAGTAGCCACTTGGCAACCCGACAGCCTTACGCCCCTGCTCCCAGGTCCGCACCATGAGTTCCGCGTGGCGCTGGAACGCAAAGCCAGCCTTGGTCAATTGCGCGCCCTTTCGGGAGCGCACCAGCAGCGCTTGCCCCAGTTCACTGTCCAAAGCGTCAAGCCTGGCCGTAACTGTCGATTGGGTTACGTTCACGATGTCAGCAGCCTTGTTCAGATTGCCGGTCTGGACAACAGCCAGGAAAGTTTTCAGGGCCATGAGGTTCATTGATTTAAAATCGAAAAAATCGAATTATATGTCAAATTAAATTTGTTTTACGGCATCTTTCATGTCCTGCATCATGATGCAAACCTCAGCCGGAGCCGCCCGATGGATTTCTCAATTCAGCTTTCATCCTACTATCCCGACAAGACATACGGCGGTGACCGGGTCTACGCCGACATGCTCGAACAGGCAGTACAGGCAGACCGCACGGGCTTCGACGCGGTATCACTCACAGAACACCACCTGATCAATATACTGATGCAACCTGCACCCTTGCAGTTTGCCGTCAAGATTGCCGATCACACGCAGCAGATCAGGATTCTCACATCGGTTGTCGTGCTGCCTCTGCACGACATGCGGATTTATGCCGGCGAGGTGATCTGCGCCGACATTTTCACCAATGGCCGCCTCATGCTCGGCGTCGGCCGCGGTGCCTTCGGTTTTGAAATGGACCGACTTGGCGTGCCGCTCGACAGTTCCCGGGAAAAGTTCGACGAATCCCTCAATGTCCTGCAGGCCTTGCTGAGCGAAGAAGAGGTCTCCTGGGACGGCAAGTATTACAAGTTTGATCCGATCACCATCATGCCGAGGCCGGTGCGCACACCGCAGATCATGATGGCTGTCATGGTGCCGCCGGGCATTCATGCCTGCACCAAACGCGGTTTCCACATCCAGACGACACCGCTTTCCGGCAGTCATCAGATGATGCTGGATCAGGTAGCCGCTCATAAAACCGCCAAGGCCGAGATGGGCGACGACGGCGAACACCTCACGCTGTCGCTGTCGCGCGTCGGCTTTATTTGCAAATCTCCTGCGGACCGCCAGGCGAAAATCGAGCAGGCCAACGACTATTACAGCCGCTTCGACAATGTCTTCACCGGTCCCGGCATTGTCGAGAACGGCATGATCAAGCCATTGCCGCGCAAACAGACTGTCGACGAGCTGGCCGACAGCCTGCTGATCTGCACGCCGCAGGAAATGATCGACAAGCTGGCACCTTATGCCGATGCAGGGGTCGACCGGGTTATCCTCAATGTAAATTTCGGTGCGTCGCAGTCCGAAACGCTGGACTGTATCCAGCAGTTTGCCGAAGATGTCATGCCGCACTTTACAGACCGCACCACGCTGGCCGCAGAATAGGAAATGTCATATGCCGATTATCCGCGTTGAAATGTTCAAGGGCCGCTCGCGCGAGCAGAAGCGTGAACTTGTCGAAGCGCTCACCGATGCCATGGTCAACACCACCGGGGCCAGCCGGGACGCGGTCTGGGTTGTGCTGTCGGACGTTGAAAAGGAAGACTGGGGATTTGGCGGCAAGCTCGGTGTCGACAAATACCCCGGTTAGGGCCGGGACCCTGACAAAATGACCACGGCAATTGACTGCGATTACACCATCGAGGGCGCCGGACCGCCGCTGTTTCTGATTCACGGCATCGGCGCTGCGCGCGACGCATGGCGTTTCATGGTACCGGCATTGCAAGAGCACTTCACCGTCATCAGTTATGACTTGCGCGGCCACGGCACATCCCCCCTGCCCGGCGGAGAGTTCGGCCTCGATGAACTGGTAGCCGATCTGGAACGGCTGCGCCGGCGTACCGGCATTGAAACAGCCCATTTCGCCGGACACTCGCTGGGCGGGCAGGTCGGGCCCGCCTATGCCATGGCCTTCCCCGAACGGGTGCTGTCGCTCGGCATTCTGTCCACCGCCGCCTTCCGTACACAAGACGACAGCGCCAAGGTCTGGGGTGTTGTAAGGGCGATGGAGGAAAAGGGTATCGCGCAGGTGCTCGAGACGCTGACAGCCCGTTGGTTCACCGATGAATTCATCGCCAATAATCCGGACCTGGTCGAGCGCCGCCTGAAACAGGTTATCGACACTGACCCGGATGTGTTCATGAATGTGTTCCGCATCTATGCCGGAACCGAAATGGCGCCCTGGCTGCACGGGGTAACAGCCCCCTCCCTCGTCCTGACCGGCGAGAATGACGGCGGCTGCAACCCGCGTCTCAACCGGCTGATTGATGCAGCATTGCCGGACTCCGAACTGGTCATCCTGCCCCACTACAAACACTCGATCCTGGTCGAGGCGGCAGACGAGGTGGCGGCGAACCTGATCCGCTTCATGCTCTGACCTGCAGGTAAATCCCGATTGCAATCCATCCACAGATGGTCTTGACTGCCCGGGTCGCACTGCAACCAGCCGCAACGTTCGGTTGCAGAATGGATGGTCGCTATCGAAGTGATCGAGACAAGGGGCACAACCATCTTGTCCGTCAACAAAGCAAGGGAGAATTACATGCTGAAAAAATCACTCAAACTCGGCGTTGCCACCGGTATCGCACTGGCAACCGCCGTCACGGCAGCAGCTGCAGCGCAATGCAGCAACGATACCTGGAAGAAAGTCATGTCCGCCGGCAAGCTGGTGGTAGGCGTCAAGGCCGATTACAAGCCATGGGGTTTCCGTGATCCGTCCGGCAAGCTGATCGGCATGGAAGCCGACATGGCCCAGGATGTCGCCGATGCCATGGGTGTTGAACTCGAAATGGTGCCGGTACAGTCGTCCAACCGCATGCAGTTTCTCGAGCAGGGCAAGATCGATCTGATGATCGCCACCATGTCGGACCGCGAAGACCGCCGCAAGATTGTCGGCATTGTGGGACCCAACTACTACACCTCCGGGACCAATGTGATGTCGCCCAAAGCCGTTGGCATCAAGAACTGGGCAGACCTGAAGGACAAGCCGGTATGCGGCAAGCAGGGCGCGTTCTACAACAAGATCGTCACCGAGCGTTATGGCGCCAAGGTCGTGGCGTTCACCGGCAACGCCGAAGCCAAGCAGGCCCTGCGTGACAAGAAGTGCATTGCCTGGGTCTATGACGATTCCTCCATCATGTCCGACCTGTCGTCGGGTGAGTACAACGACTTCGAAATGCCGCTGAACTCAGAAGACGACAACCCATGGGGCCTGGCTGTGCCTCTGGCTGAAAAGAACTGCGTATTCGGCAACTTCATGTCCGGCATGCAGTACAACTGGCTGTCGTCCGGCCGGCTGATTGAGCTTGAAAAGAAGTGGGGCATCCAGCCGACCAAGTTCCTTGCCGACAAGAAGGAACAGTACAAGGACTGGCTCGCCAAGTAGCACGGCTGATCCGATACCGCATTCCCCGGGAGCATTCATTGCGAGTGCTCCCGGAAACTTAATCGAATGAGGGGTTTGAGGGGCTATGCTGGAAGCTTTCCAGGAGTTCTTTCGCGAATTGGCGCAGACCAATCCGAAATGGAATTTCATCTACCTGTATGATCCGGTGCAGACCGAACGGGTGCTCACCGGCCTGTGGATGACCGTCAAGCTGTCGGTTATCTGCGTTGCGCTGTCGGTGGTGATCGGAGTTGTCGGCGCCTGGCTGCAGGGGTCACCGATCAAATGGCTGCGCATGGTCGTGCAGGGCTACATCCAGTTTTTCCGCAACACGCCGCCTCTGGTGCAGTTGTTGTTTTTCTATTTCGCGCTCGGTCAGTTTACCCCCACCTACTCTCCGGACGGCTGGCTGGAAGTGCCGATCATCTCCAACGTCGGCTGGGCCATTCTGTCGCTGTCGTTCTTCGCCGGCGCCTTCAATGTCGAGATTTTCCGCTCCGGCATCGAGGCGGTACCGGATTCGACCAAGGAAGCAGCCGACGCACTCGGCATGAACAGGCTGCAGATCTACCGGTACGTAGTGCTGCCGCTGGCGTTCCGGGTGTCGCTGCCGTCTCTCAACAACAACCTCGTCAACCTGGTCAAAACCACGACCCAGGCCATCGTAATCGCCGTGCCTGAACTGCTGTACCAGCTGGTCAGCATCTACAATGATTATTCCACCGCACAGAACGCCTGCATGGTGCTGATGTTCATCGTCTATATCGTGCTGGTCGGCATCCTGGTCATGGGCATGAACAAATGGGAACGCAATATGCGTATTCCCGGATACGGGCAGAGCTGATCATGGCCATGCTCAAACCCATCCCCGGCATCAATTCGACGGCTGCCACCGATATGGCCGTGCTGAAACCTGTGACGGTAGCCACCCCCGGTAGCGCCAGCGATATCAACTTCTCACGCTTCATTGCCGACCTGCCCTGGTGGCTGCTGCCGGCGCTGGCCGCCATCTTCATGATGTGGCCGCTGGCTGCCTACGCGCAGTCAACCTACACCCTGGCGGACGCCACATCGGCCCTGGTCAAGTGGCTGCCCTTCCTGGTGTTCCAGGGCTTTGTGTTCAACATCCTGATATCAATCACCACCATGGCGCTGGGCACGCTGGCCGGCGTGGTGCTCGGACTGATGCAGATATCGCCGAACCGGCTGATTTCGAAACCGGCATGGCTGATCACCCAGACATTCCGCAACTCACCCTGGCTGGTGTTGCTGTTCATCGTCATGCTGGCATTTCCGTTCAAGGTCGAGATCGGCAGCCTGACCATTCAGATACCGGACTGGATAAAGGCGGTGTTCGGCCTGTCGCTGCCGATCATGGCCAACATTTCCGAAGTGGTGCGTGGCGCCATCGCGTCTGTCCCGTCGGGCCAGTGGGAAGCGGCTGAATCACTCGCCTACTCCCGGCAGCAGACCGTCTGGCGCATTATCCTGCCGCAGTGCTTCAAGCGCATGATCCCGCCATGGATGAACTGGTATGCCATATTGACCATGGCAACGCCGCTGGTGTCGCTGCTCGGCGTGGAAGAAATCGTCACCCTGTCGCGCCAGGCCATGGCGGCCGAAAACGGCCGGCCGGAACTGCTGGTGCCGTTTTACGGCTTCTGCCTGGTGATCTTCTTTGCCTATTGCTATCCGATTGCGCGCTGGACCATCGCGCTCGAGAGAAAATACACGGTGAAACTGTGAGGACCATGAACCATGTCTGAAACCGAATGGACACCGGACCAGCCGATCGTCTCGATCAGGGATGTGCACAAGTCGTTCGGCGACCTTGAGGTGCTGAAAGGCGTCAGCCTGGATGTGATGAAGGGTGAGGTGATCTGCATTATTGGACCGTCCGGATCCGGCAAGTCGACGCTGATCCGGTGCATCAATGCATTGAACGACATCCAGGCAGGTTCCATTCAGGTTGAAGGCCAGGAGGTCAATGCCCCCGGTCTGAACAAGCTGGAACTGCGCAAGAAAGTCGGCATGGTGTTCCAGCAGTACAACCTGTTCCCGCACAAGACGGCGCTCGAAAATGTCATGATGGCGCCGTTGCTGGTTTTGAAACAGCCCGAAGAAGAAGTTGAAAAACGTGCCCGTGCGCTGGTCAAGAAGGTGCGCCTGGAGGGCAAGGAAAACAATTATCCCGGCGAACTGTCAGGCGGCCAGCAACAGCGTGTCGCCATCGCCCGTTCGCTGGCCATGAACCCTGACGTGATGCTGTTTGACGAAGTCACCGCCGCCCTTGACCCGGAAACGGTCAAAGAGGTGCTGGTGACCATCAAGGACCTGGCGGCCGAGGGCATGACCTGCATCCTGGTCACCCACGAAATGGGTTTTGCCCGCGAGATCGCCGACCATATCTATTTCACCGACCGCGGTGTCATCGTCGAGCACGGGCCGCCCAAGACATTTTTCAAAAGCGCCAAGGACCCGCGCACGCGCGAGTTCCTCAGCCAGATCCTGTAGTCCCGCCAGACCGCCCTGCCAATTCGGACTTGCGTTTCACTTTGCGTTTCCATATACTTTGCATTGTAAAGTAAATTGGATTCCCTGATGAAAGACATCGATCGCGCCCTTGCGGATATTTCGGATATGCGCAACCAGCTCGCCGCCGGCACCATGTTTCGCGGGTTCGGTCCCGCCGTCATGGCATTGAGCGGAGCCCTTGCAGCGCTGACCGCGTTCTCCCAGATGCTGTGGCCTGAGCTGCTTGCAGCAGATCTTACAAGCTACGTCGTGACCTGGCTCGTCACCGCAGCGCTTGCGGCCTGCCTGATCTCTGCCGAAGTCTATGCACGCTCCCATCGTCATCATGGCGGGCTGGCCGACGCCATCGTGCTGAACGCCTTCGAGCAATTCCTGCCGGCAGGCTTTGCCGGCCTGGCTGCAACCCTGGTCATCTGGAAATTTGCGCCTGAAGCTTTGTGGACCCTGCCCGGTCTATGGCAGGTGTTTCTGGCGCTCGGCATTTTTGCCGGCGCACGCTCCCTGCCCCGCACCGTTCGCTGGATCGGCGGCTGGTATTTCGTCTCCGGTTTCACTGTCCTGATGCTGGCCAGTTCCTCGTCCGCCCTGTCGCCCTGGCTGATGGGTGTACCCTTTACACTCGGCCAACTGGCGCTCGCAGGCGTCCTGCATTTTGCCTATGGAGAATACCATGCCGACACAAAGTAATGCGCCGTTTTCCTATGACGGGCTCGACCGGGTGATCCATGAGAAGGCGCGGTTGAGTGTCATGACGTCGCTGATCTCGCATCCGAAAGGCCTTGCCTTCAATGAACTGAAGAAGCTATGCGGCCTGACAGACGGCAACCTGTCACGCCATGTGCAGGTACTGGCCGAGGCCGGTCTCGTAGCTGTCCACAAGGGCTATGAAGGCAACCGCCCGCACACTTCCTGCGCGCTGACCCCTGCCGGTCGCGAACGCTTCCTGGACTACCTCAACGTCCTCGAACAGGTCGTGCGCAACGCCAGTTCGGCCGTTGACGAAACCTCTCCCGTCTCACCCGGTGCAGGCAAACTGAAGCCCGCCTGACTTCAATCCCCATCCGTCAAAAAAATTTAACAAGGAACTTTACAATGCAAAGTAATCTGCATAACAAAACAACACCTGCTCCCTTGCATGTCGGCATCATCATGGACGGTAACGGCCGCTGGGGCGAGCAGCGCGGCCTCAGCCGGACCGATGGCCATCATGCCGGCGTCGATGCGGTGCGCCGTGTCATGATGGCAGCCCCCGGCCTCAACATCGACACCCTGACCATGTTCGCGTTCTCGTCGGACAACTGGAAGCGGCCGAAACCGGAAGTCGACGGCATGATGCAACTCATCGAGCACTATATGACAATGGAAGCGCAGCCGTTTGCCGACGCAGGTGTCAGGCTGACAGTCATCGGACGCCGTGACCGGCTGCCCGCGACAACTGTGGCTGCCATCGAGAGGATCGAGGCGATCACGGCCGGCGGCACCATGCTCAATGCCCGCCTTGCCATCGACTTCTCCGGCCGTCATGCCCTGCTGGAAGCGGCAGCCAGGGCATTCTGGAACGGCCCGCTTACCGCCGACACCCTGTCGCAGTCTCTGGCCACCGGCTCTGGATATCGCGACATCGACCTGCTGATCCGCACCAGCGGCGAGCAACGGCTGTCGGATTTCCTGCTCTGGGAATGCGCTTATGCCGAACTCTGGTTCACCAGGACACTATGGCCAGACTTCACTGGCGAAGAACTGACAGACGCAGTTGACGCTTTCAGAAACCGCAACCGCCGGTTTGGCGGTCTGCCCGGCGCCATGCCCGCAGTTGGCGCGCCGCAGATGCAGCTTACGACCTGACCCGTATATTCTCCGGATCATACCGGCACGGGTCACAGACCCTTGCCGGGACCGGTTCACCGACCACCTCCACCTGGAGGTTTTGCCCGGAGCTGACGCAGCACGGATCGACAAACCCCATGGCCAGATTCCTGCTGACCCGGTGACCCCAGGCCGCAGACGTTACCGTACCTGCCACCTTGCCGTCGCACAGGATACTGTCACCCGGATGGGCTGCCGCATGATCAGCATCCAGTTCGAGGGACACAAACACCCGTCGCGGCCCCTCTCCGCTCATGCCTTCCAGGGCCTGTTTGCCGACGAACTGCTTGTCCATCTTCACAAACCGCTCAAGGCCGGATTCCACCGGGTTGAACTCGGTGATCAGGTCCGCCTTCCAGTGCCGGTAACCCTTCTCGATGCGCATGGAGTCAACCGCGTGCAGACCGAAGTGTACCAGCCCGAACGGCTCTCCGGCCGCCGTCAGTGCGGCGTAACAATCTACAAGACCTTCATTCGGCACGTGTAACTCCCACGCCAGTTCGCCGGAAAAGCTTACAGCCATGGCAACGATCCGGTGCCCGGCAACCGTAAGTTCCTTTACACTCAACCAGCCGAATGCATCCTTTGACCAGTCAGTGTCGGCAAACGCCGCCTGCAACAGGCCGCGTGCCTCAGGCCCCGCCACAACCAGAATGGAGTGCGTGTCCACAAGGCCTGTGATGGTGATCGAGCCGTCACCGGGCAGATGCTCGATCAGCCAGTCCATGTCGTGCAGTTCAGCCGCCGCCGCCGAGCCGTACCAGACACGATCCGGGCCCAGGTTGGCCAGAGTTGCTTCGCCTTTTACATTGCCGTCATCATTGAGGAAGTAGGTCAGCCCCACCCTCCCCGGCTTGCGCGGCACCCGTGAGCACATGATGGTGTCCAGCCATTCATGCACGCCTTCACCGTTGATTTCATAACGGTTGAAACCCGATACCTCCATGATGCCGACACGGTCGCGGACCGCCTCGACTTCCCTGGCAACCACGTCGAACGTGTTGTTGAAACGGAACGAATGGACCTCTTCGAAGTCCGGCGACGGCTTGAAATACAAGGCCCGCTCCCAGCCGTTCACCACCCCGAACTCGGCGCCTGCCTGTTTGAGCGTGTCGTACAACGGCGTCGTCCGGGCCGGGCGTCCGGCAGGCCGGTGTTCATGCGGCATGTGGAACCGGAACTCGTTCTGGTAATCCTCGATCGACTTCAGCGCTGTATAGTCAATATCGGCATACTTTGCGAAACGGCGCGGGTCGAGGCACCAGGTGTCATAACACGCCTCGCCATGCACGATCTGTTGCGCCAGCAGCCAGCCATGGCCGCCGCCTTCGCCAAGCCCCGCCCTCAATCCGGTGATACACCAGGCATTGCGCTTGCCCGGCACATGCCCGACCAGCGGCAGGCCATCAGGGGTGTAGGTGATCGGGCCATTGATGATGGTGTGAATGCCCACCTCGGTGAGGCACGGCATCCGCTCAAACACGTTCTCCAGCACCGGCAACACCCGGTCCGGATCATCCGGGCAAAGCGCGTTGGTGAAATCAGGATCGATGCCGTCCAGCCCCCAGGTCCGGCAATCCTGCTCATAGAACCCCACCAGCAGGCCGTTCTTCTCCTGCCGGGAGTAGAAATCATCTGTCGGGCAGCGGATCAGCGGCACCCTGAAGTCCAGCGCCTCAATGTCGGCAATCGGCTCGGTCAGAAAATACTGGTGCTCCATGGAGGCGACCGGATGCACGACATCCATCATGGCGCCCAGTTCATTGCAGCGGTACCCGCCTGCATTCACAACATGCTCACAGGTTATGTCGCCCTGCGCCGTGTGCACGACCCATTCATGATTTGCCGCCTGCGTCAGGCCGGTTACCGGCGTATGGCGATAGACCTCAGCACCTGCATTGCGGGCCCGGCGCGACAGTGCCTGGCACAATTGCGCCGGATCAATATCGCCATCCATCGGATCCCAAAGCGCACCGGCCAGGTTGTCTGTCGTGATCAGCGGGTGGCGTTTGCGGCATTCCTCGGCATCGATGATCTCGAACTCAACGCCCATGCCCCTGGCCATCGACCGGAAATGTGCATACCCGTCGAGATGGTCCTGTGTTGCGGCCAGCCTGAGCCCGCCGGTGCCATGATGATAGTTGATCGGGTATTCAGGATCTTCCGCCAATTCCTTGTAAAGATTGATGGAATGGGTTTTCAGGCCGACCATGGTCTGCACCGCGCCGAAATTCGTCACCTGCGCAGCCGAATGCCATGTCGTACCTGACGTCAGCTCATCGCGCTCGAGCAGAACGACATCACTCCAGCCTTCCTGCGTCAGGTGATACAGCGTCGAACAACCGGCGATGCCGCCGCCGATAACGACGACCCGTGCGTGAGATTTCATACTGGTATTTCCACTGCATTCTTGAATTGGGTGGTCGCTAACCCGCCACACGCGGTGCGCTCATGCAAGCGGTCTTGCGCAAGTTGAGTTTTATTGATTGCCAGGTTCAATTTGGCTGACCCCCTTATATTGTACCCGCTTCGAGAACATACTCAGGTTGTGCAGGGAAAACCGTAGCGGCAGCAAACAGATGACATCTGGAGAAGTCAGGAACGGAAAGCGGATCAGCGCCAGGGCCGGCGGCCGGGCTGCGCGGCTGTCTGCGCGAACTGCCGACGTGCCGCAATTCAACCCCTGCCCGCCGGGCCAGAGCGGCGGGACATACAAACCGCTCAGCGAAACCGGCATCAAAGCCATCTACGACACGGCCCTGAAACTTCTGTCTGAACTGGGCATGGGTGATGTGCCTGAAGAGTTTCGCAATCTGGCCCTGAGCAAGGGGGCAAGCCTGAATGACCGCGGGCGCCTGGTCTACCCGCCGGTCCTGGTGGAAGACATCATTGCAGGAGCAGCGAAGCAATTCGTGTTCCATGGCCGTGATCCGAAACACGACTTCGAGATTGGTGGTGACGTTGTCAGGTTTGGCACCGGAGGAGCCGCCGTCCAGACACTCGATATCGAAACCGGGCAATACCGCCCCTCGACCTTGCATGATCTGTATGACTTCACCCGGCTGATCGACACCCTTACCAATGTCAGCTGGTTCACCCGCAGTTGTGTTGCAACGGACATTCCCGACAATTTCGACCTCGATGTGAACACCGCCTATGCCCTGCTGGCGGGCACGACGAAACCGGTCGGCACCAGCTTCACCCTGGCATCCCATGTCGATCCGATCATCGACATGTTTGATCTGGCACTTGGCGGAGACGGCAAGTACAGCGAACGGCCGTTCTGCAAGGCCCACATTTCGCCGGTCATTTCGCCCATGCGGTACGGCGAGGATGCCGTCGACGTGACCATGGCCTGCGTTCGCCGCCGCGTCCCGATCAACGCAATCATCGCTGCCCAGTCGGGCGCGACCGCGCCCGCACCGCCTGCCGGCTTCCTGGCACAATCGCTGGCTGAAACCCTGGCAAGCCTCATGCTGGTCAAC
Above is a window of Anderseniella sp. Alg231-50 DNA encoding:
- a CDS encoding FAD-dependent oxidoreductase encodes the protein MKSHARVVVIGGGIAGCSTLYHLTQEGWSDVVLLERDELTSGTTWHSAAQVTNFGAVQTMVGLKTHSINLYKELAEDPEYPINYHHGTGGLRLAATQDHLDGYAHFRSMARGMGVEFEIIDAEECRKRHPLITTDNLAGALWDPMDGDIDPAQLCQALSRRARNAGAEVYRHTPVTGLTQAANHEWVVHTAQGDITCEHVVNAGGYRCNELGAMMDVVHPVASMEHQYFLTEPIADIEALDFRVPLIRCPTDDFYSRQEKNGLLVGFYEQDCRTWGLDGIDPDFTNALCPDDPDRVLPVLENVFERMPCLTEVGIHTIINGPITYTPDGLPLVGHVPGKRNAWCITGLRAGLGEGGGHGWLLAQQIVHGEACYDTWCLDPRRFAKYADIDYTALKSIEDYQNEFRFHMPHEHRPAGRPARTTPLYDTLKQAGAEFGVVNGWERALYFKPSPDFEEVHSFRFNNTFDVVAREVEAVRDRVGIMEVSGFNRYEINGEGVHEWLDTIMCSRVPRKPGRVGLTYFLNDDGNVKGEATLANLGPDRVWYGSAAAAELHDMDWLIEHLPGDGSITITGLVDTHSILVVAGPEARGLLQAAFADTDWSKDAFGWLSVKELTVAGHRIVAMAVSFSGELAWELHVPNEGLVDCYAALTAAGEPFGLVHFGLHAVDSMRIEKGYRHWKADLITEFNPVESGLERFVKMDKQFVGKQALEGMSGEGPRRVFVSLELDADHAAAHPGDSILCDGKVAGTVTSAAWGHRVSRNLAMGFVDPCCVSSGQNLQVEVVGEPVPARVCDPCRYDPENIRVRS
- a CDS encoding trimethylamine methyltransferase family protein, which gives rise to MTSGEVRNGKRISARAGGRAARLSARTADVPQFNPCPPGQSGGTYKPLSETGIKAIYDTALKLLSELGMGDVPEEFRNLALSKGASLNDRGRLVYPPVLVEDIIAGAAKQFVFHGRDPKHDFEIGGDVVRFGTGGAAVQTLDIETGQYRPSTLHDLYDFTRLIDTLTNVSWFTRSCVATDIPDNFDLDVNTAYALLAGTTKPVGTSFTLASHVDPIIDMFDLALGGDGKYSERPFCKAHISPVISPMRYGEDAVDVTMACVRRRVPINAIIAAQSGATAPAPPAGFLAQSLAETLASLMLVNLIEPGYPMIFSNWPLVIDLRTGGFSGGGGENAVMNAAAAQLSNWLGLPSGVASSMSDAKAVDAQMGSEKALSALAAGLAGANMVYESSGMMASLLGASFEAFVADDEMLSHIYRIIRGIEVSDATLGYDAICDAVLGEGHFLGGDDTIAAMQRDYFYPSMADRDDPRTWADKGAPDLWSKARDRARETLASHYPVYLSNTADSAIRDRFNIMLARERMRPPA